One Salvelinus fontinalis isolate EN_2023a chromosome 11, ASM2944872v1, whole genome shotgun sequence DNA window includes the following coding sequences:
- the LOC129865145 gene encoding uncharacterized protein LOC129865145 produces the protein MRLVCGRKPTRRRRDEGRKRRSALRCGPFAVLANMDATMENIEHTLPLYSNNAKKKSKKKVNSEYTYKLSEYETMDFVKLRVSNRYMFTGRRNASRLAWRAILKHMGLQGKMTASQAMKKWENLKKRYKELKYPPPGVQVFPHSWRWYDLMSDAMEGRLAGSAPIIGPLPPGTSDSDFLPDARPRKRSMIGGIGVMGMHCDLDEMDTERATLETERAALEGEREVMGRERMALEREQAGLEREMANLDRERAQLEREKAAVERERGLIEKEKAQVARDRLAVDRDRVLLAEGRAAEENGAEGQSCKTGGQRVVGSLERTERFLKMFEKLVERM, from the exons ATGCGACTAGTCTGCGGCCGGAAaccaacaagaagaagaagagacgAAGGGCGGAAGAGACGAAGTGCACTCCGTTGTGGTCCCTTCGCAGTGCTAGCTAACATGGATGCTACAATGGAAAACATCGAACACACGCTACCGCTATACTCTAATAATGCAAAAAAGAAAAGTAAAAAGAAAGTGAATTCAGAATACACATACAAAT tgtCTGAATATGAAACAATGGACTTTGTGAAATTGCGCGTATCAAATCGCTACATGTTTACGGGGAGGAGAAATGCCTCTCGACTGGCCTGGAG GGCTATCCTCAAACACATGGGCTTGCAGGGAAAGATGACTGCCAGTCAGGCAATGAAAAAATGGGAAAATCTGAAGAAGAGATACAAG GAGCTGAAGTACCCTCCCCCAGGGGTGCAGGTGTTCCCCCACAGTTGGCGTTGGTACGATCTGATGAGTGACGCAATGGAAGGGCGTCTGGCAGGCTCAGCCCCCATCATCGGCCCACTCCCCCCGGGCACTAGCGACAGTGATTTTCTCCCTGACGCCCGGCCCAGGAAGAGATCCATGATAGgcggaataggggtgatggggatGCACTGCGACCTGGATGAGATGGACACAGAGAGGGCGACCCTGGAGACCGAACGGGCGGCATTGGAGGGCGAGCGAGAGGTGATGGGGAGAGAGCGgatggcgctggagagagagCAAGCAGGGCTGGAACGAGAGATGGCCAACCTGGACCGGGAGCGTGCCCAACTGGAGAGGGAGAAGGCAgcggtggagagggagagggggctgATAGAGAAGGAGAAAGCGCAGGTGGccagagacaggctggctgtggacagagacagagttcTACTGGCGGAGGGTAGAGCAGCGGAGGAGAACGGTGCGGAaggacaaagctgtaaaacaggaGGACAGAGGGTGGTTGGGTCGTTGGAAAGAACCGAGAGATTCCTCAAGATGTTTGAAAAGTTGGTTGAACGTATGTGA
- the LOC129865146 gene encoding uncharacterized PE-PGRS family protein PE_PGRS54-like translates to MRMLARLILGLFVLKAVVANPRFARQVGLDSYDSSNYDVDLENLNLENRDVYDYEDGLTIDEPQIEIGTLAPPDYNYPGPGGPASLEEEEEDELPLRPQLIPQGSGGSGVLMGPDAQGEEELRLSPIDILHISGDFGGSAGSGGSGGSGVSGGSGSSGDLLASGSGDLLVSGGSGGSREISSAGSGDLGSGGSRVLGSGDSVGSGDLGSGGSVGSGDLGSGRSGGSGDLGSGGSGDLGSGGSGGSGVIGSRGSGGSGTLIGSGGSGVILGSSAEGCGGSGGSGDSGIIIISGEEELHLIPDTTPQEASGASGESGASGTSLASGSGGSYSGGSEVTLIPDPEEEELLLTTPKTPQESGGTVGSGGSGLPEVDLDIKGMPTCLLCTCLGGSVYCDDVKLTSVPPLPKETTHFYARYNHITKINKGDFAQMNKLKRIDLTANEIASIADDAFSGLPVLEELVLRENGVSQLPALPPVMTLIDASHNNIGATGIHKEAFKDMTGLLYLYLTDNHIDHIPVPLPDSLRSLHLQRNNIQMIHEDTFCNLKDFNYIRNALEDIRLDGNPINLSRTPQAYVCLPRVPIGAHI, encoded by the exons ATGAGGATGTTGGCGAGGCTCATATTGGGACTCTTCGTCCTCAAAGCAGTGGTGGCCAACCCCAGATTTGCCCGGCAGGTGGGATTAGACTCGTACGACAGCTCCAATTATGATGTGGATCTAGAAAACTTGAATTTGGAGAATCGGGATGTCTATGATTATGAAGATGGACTGACTATTGATGAACCTCAG ATAGAGATTGGCACACTGGCCCCACCAGATTACAACTACCCTGGCCCTGGGGGCCCTGCATcactggaggaggaagaggaggacgagtTGCCCCTAAGACCCCAGCTCATCCCCCAAGGCTCAGGGGGGTCTGGGGTACTCATGGGCCCCGACGCACAGGGAG AGGAGGAGCTGCGCCTGAGTCCCATTGACATTCTTCATATCTCCGGGGACTTTGGGGGTTCCGCGGGTTCTGGAGGTTCCGGTGGCTCTGGGGTTTCCGGAGGTTCTGGGAGTTCCGGAGACCTTTTGGCTTCCGGTTCTGGGGACCTTTTGGTTTCTGGAGGCTCAGGGGGTTCCAGGGAAATTAGTTCAGCAGGTTCTGGGGATCTTGGTTCTGGGGGTTCCAGGGTCCTTGGTTCCGGAGACTCTGTGGGTTCCGGGGACCTTGGATCCGGAGGCTCTGTGGGTTCCGGGGACCTTGGTTCTGGACGCTCTGGGGGTTCTGGGGACCTTGGTTCTGGAGGCTCTGGGGATCTTGGTTCTGGAGGCTCTGGGGGTTCCGGGGTTATTGGTTCCCGGGGCTCTGGCGGTTCCGGCACCCTCATAGGCTCAGGGGGTTCCGGGGTCATATTGGGTTCCAGTGCTGAGGGTTGCGGAGGTTCTGGAGGTTCCGGGGACTCAGGAATAATAATTATATCTGGAG AGGAGGAGCTGCACCTCATTCCTGACACTACCCCCCAGGAGGCATCGGGTGCTTCTGGGGAGTCTGGGGCCTCTGGCACCTCATTGGCCTCAGGGTCTGGAGGCTCCTACTCTGGTGGGTCAGAGGTCACATTAATCCCTGACCCTGAAG AGGAGGAACTGCTCCTGACTACTCCGAAAACCCCTCAGGAGTCTGGAGGTACAGTAGGCTCAGGGGGCTCTGGGTTGCCAGAGGTTGACTTGGACATTAAAG gtaTGCCTACCTGCCTGCTGTGCACCTGTCTGGGTGGTTCTGTCTACTGTGATGATGTGAAGCTGACCAGCGTGCCGCCTCTCCCCAAAGAGACCACTCACTTCTACGCCCGCTACAACCACATCACCAAGATCAACAAGGGCGACTTCGCTCAGATGA ACAAGCTGAAGAGGATCGACTTGACCGCCAACGAGATTGCATCCATCGCTGATGATGCGTTCTCCGGCCTGCCCGTGTTGGAGGAGCTGGTGCTCCGTGAGAACGGAGTGTCACAGCTGCCTGCCCTTCCGCCCGTGATGACCCTCATCGACGCCAGCCACAACAACATTGGCGCCACAGGCATCCACAAAGAGGCTTTCAAG GACATGACGGGTCTGCTGTACCTGTACCTAACAGACAACCACATCGACCACATCCCTGTGCCCCTACCGGACAGCCTGCGCTCTCTGCACCTACAG CGCAACAACATTCAGATGATACACGAGGACACGTTCTGCAACCTGAAAGACTTCAACTACATCAGGAACGCACTGGAGGACATTCGCCTGGACGGCAACCCCatcaacctcagcaggaccccaCAGGCCTATGTGTGTCTGCCCCGCGTCCCCATCGGAGCCCACATCTAA